One region of Mycobacterium riyadhense genomic DNA includes:
- a CDS encoding VTT domain-containing protein, translating to MSTAVVALGDILDPWYWLGADGVFGSAVLPGILIIVFIETGLLFPLLPGESLLFTGGLLATHPNPPASIWVLAPAVAVVAVAGDQTGYFIGRRIGPALFKKEDSRFFKRHYVTESHAFFEKYGPWAIILARFAPFLRTFTPVVAGVSYMRYPVFLGFDIIGGVLWGGGVTLAGYFLGTVPFVNQNLEKIILAIVFVSVLPALIAAWRGYRSRRAKTKAAEAASEPALPE from the coding sequence ATGAGCACCGCGGTGGTGGCCCTGGGCGACATCCTCGACCCCTGGTACTGGCTGGGCGCCGACGGCGTTTTCGGCTCCGCGGTACTGCCCGGCATCCTCATCATCGTCTTCATCGAGACCGGCTTGCTGTTTCCGCTGCTGCCGGGCGAGTCACTATTGTTCACCGGAGGGCTGCTGGCCACGCACCCCAACCCGCCGGCCAGCATCTGGGTGCTGGCACCCGCCGTCGCAGTGGTCGCCGTGGCGGGCGATCAGACCGGGTATTTCATCGGCCGTCGCATCGGGCCCGCACTGTTCAAAAAGGAAGATTCCCGCTTCTTCAAAAGGCACTACGTGACCGAGTCGCACGCGTTCTTCGAGAAGTACGGGCCTTGGGCGATCATTCTGGCCCGGTTCGCGCCGTTCCTGCGGACCTTCACTCCGGTGGTCGCCGGGGTGTCCTACATGCGCTATCCGGTGTTTCTGGGGTTCGACATAATCGGCGGCGTCCTCTGGGGCGGCGGTGTGACGCTGGCGGGCTACTTCCTGGGCACTGTGCCGTTCGTCAACCAAAACCTGGAAAAGATCATCCTGGCCATCGTGTTCGTATCCGTGCTGCCGGCGCTGATCGCGGCCTGGCGGGGCTATCGGTCGCGACGTGCCAAAACCAAAGCAGCCGAGGCCGCGTCCGAGCCCGCGCTACCCGAGTGA